In the genome of Cercospora beticola chromosome 2, complete sequence, one region contains:
- the SEC11 gene encoding Signal peptidase complex catalytic subunit (MEROPS:MER0000602), whose protein sequence is MFGAVGNMQPRQVAAQVLNFALVLSTAFMLWKGLSVFTDSSSPIVVVLSGSMEPAFQRGDLLFLWNRGMETQVGEVVVYNVRGKDIPIVHRVVRRFGGGPKPLQLLTKGDNNAADDTELYARGQSYLDRSKDVVGSVVGYVPFVGYVTILLSEYPWLKTAMLVFMALTVVLQRE, encoded by the exons ATGTTCGGTGCCGTCGGCAATATGCAGCCCCGGCAGGTGGCCGCCCAAGTCCTCAACTTCGCCCTCGTTCTCAGCACCGCGTTCATGCTCTGGAAAGGCCTCTCGGTATTCACAGATTCCTCGTCGCCGATCGTCGTGGTTCTGTCAGGATCTATGGAGCCGGCATTTCAAAGAGGAGATTTGCTGTTCTTGTGGAATAGAGGGATGGAGACGCAGGTGGGAGAGGTTGTGGTGTACAATGTGCGAGGAAAAGATATTCCAATTGTGCATAGAGTTGTGAGGAGATTTGGAGGAGG ACCGAAGCCTCTACAACTCCTAACGAAAGGCGACAACAACGCTGCGGACGACACGGAGCTCTATGCGCGTGGGCAAAGTTATCTCGACAGGAGTAAGGATGTTGTTGGCAGCGTGGTGGGATATGTGCCTTTTGTGGGATACGTGACGATCCTGCTGAGCGAATACCCATGGCTCAAGACGGCCATGTTGGTATTTATGGCTTTGACGGTGGTACTGCAAAGAGAATAA
- a CDS encoding uncharacterized protein (antiSMASH:Cluster_10~BUSCO:EOG092600SK), whose translation MNEHTPSHSLRSTNSQATRRTGIRTQQSERYTSDELGSRGGLTSIITNLSNASSNPASPQFLQEHSQSHLRSPPPPTYLTLNDLAAIARRRVTSRQSSTSSVSTTASHPTSGRARNSAASGYHHLAAGDAGLSSSGGSVGAVGISRLGRPPQSTVASPASSTGTHGAGSSSGQLNSLLLTQLNILLSTLKGEADRTKWTAQLDKIRKLVSDSGMELFTTYFRRLLQSNASTVISSTPRAPENAGNYELLIEEVQKLVKEPRQAQQIAEALDTNEGDVFRDFELQAFLDHFALDPVARVALLQPLRTVSIPSLRQKADSLLTATFPLFLQTLAAQPLHAADADVDPAPSVLASIIERVIHDPRGLSDELRENLFYAVRIYYRTRGLRTPYAVESAMLLDELLQSQQDSRLVKRLQHEGPQATASLEACKEVLAGAETRDFSYSQIANVLLYMVLVQNGDAYNPSVFVEAVRQHRAGARIDWTDVVTGFDKEGLRVSKKQFLLLYNALLPLAREYANFDIQLLWGGNWHCQETQLSFVVAFLSMTPEELDVMQIPNLRQAFELTSFATASDKIRAFAEKAIKHPLVSLDATEALFTMIFRSQETYNMAQQLGIPDNIINQNMTTFVCAASNVPKPWGPLQEQALKQLFFPFLMKQHGNYDFVMHALWQHDKHWVATRLIEWYNTDPNLLGLVYDHALEHGWLELLFTLPSSFAVDLAAYAHGKGQCNLVDWARNHISGMGPPQFAAAMTDFLQSKMQDETVVQRDQVAPTTPPLTLKTIHALLGLISDALYEDQKTELFRHCLQLYPRLFNYGEDDARDAVIDANSGRGHSLPEQATQEMEERYKQMYGGQTTPDSLVTELRRLKASDNPSEQELFAAMLFGLFEEYNCFGEYPNEALATTAVLFGGLVSHKVVSGIAEQQAIFMILDAVTQSSTEDPMYRFGLQALIHVLPRLKEWPPLAERILRIPSLRGTSAMEAAETVLKEAQPQSAGLNGEATNGLTNGVLDDEEFEVVAPAFTAIQVDPPNPNIAYEDPNEDISDKVTFVLNNVSKRNLDEKFKEIESALEEKYIQWFAHYLVDELAKSQPNFQSLYLQILENFNKKLLWAEVLRETYLSCQKMLNAQATMENQHERATLKNLAGWLGQITLARNQPILHRNLSFKDLLLEAHDNERLLVAIPFTCKTLVQAAHSKVFKPPNPWIVELLGLLSELYHGSSLKLNMKFEIEMLCRELSMDIKSIEPLDIIRSRPTLDQNNMLTNYIPEGPDAFGEMTLMGLSKRGPNERFSPEAVISQVPDLGHMLQIPQAVGTTTPAQMKAIFVNAAQQAIYEIIAPVVERSVTIASISTAELIQKDFVTEADVEKMRNAAHTMVKSLSGSLALVTCKEPLRMSITNNIRLLAGRSLPEQLPEGQILMFVNDNIDTVCRLVEQAAEDHSLAEIDLQLQEALTERQQHLDQRPNESFSHVPVSRWSTLIPEPYRQDQNGLNRQQLALYEDFGRQARITPAAHAGSASQDGTRAMTDVLGDSYLPNMPTPAEAPAMPHPGQAQRIPGMQGGLPRANGYLDPASLNDRIITLMSELQQASREAPEEHISEIGEGATIRRVYGQLLVLIESAPQPETTVQACASHCLGLIYGEAQKRLEIEVLARFLTQLCRMSQQACRQITMTIATVEDDRIFNAPATIALQGESLLDVQHIDSLISKALKQRRPVALSFFKEIVEELLLGEEAVAHRAEFSSSYEALAQWLNSLSSPEGSPQSFPQEALIGREIMRILQGSSNYTNGLPSPETDPKHADQQEYLFEEWIKLQRVGAENHRYLAFISQLHEKGILADPESNLNFLRTCLRYSIEHFEVVSSRPYGTIDIAYIAVDALAKLVTMLVLFQAPADADRPVNKAKNLEGFIRLAVLVMNDAHNKHGERFNSRFYFRLFSAVLCEIDAHKAQVTPEQEVEFNRVIATTLQVLQPRFFPGFLHAWIALLSHRLLVPAFLVNGRNNGGWNQFTKLLAVLFQNLDDIFSSTELSAVAPDFYRAVVKFMMILHHDFPDYLVENHMQLNAIIPAHCGQLQNIVTSAAPQSQSSQPNPFAPGLKINRLDQVRIAPSVFSDVDNVLEEAGVKAAMERVCQSNELSEQNFAFLQAVVDRADGQISPILINALVLEVGINATSVSSAFSSVTAAARLLTRLLQESGPRARYHLILAMTNQLRYVNSHTHYFSTALQHIFSTSQQDLQEQILRVICERMMHDRPHPWGLLVLLLEMIKNPNYNLLEQSWVRAAPQVEQLLVTLTHPNQPLSSSPFSGRLPIGARN comes from the exons ATGAACGAACACACTCCGTCGCACAGTCTCAGATCAACAAACTCGCAGGCGACACGACGAACAGGCATTCGAACGCAGCAATCGGAGCGGTACACTTCAGACGAGCTAGGATCTCGCGGCGGCTTGACCTCGATTATCACCAACCTGAGCAACGCTTCCAGCAACCCAGCCTCGCCGCAGTTCTTACAGGAGCATAGCCAGTCTCATTTACgatcacctcctcctccgacgTACCTCACTCTCAACgacctcgccgccatcgcAAGACGCCGCGTCACCAGCCGGCAgtcatcgacctcgtccgTGTCCACGACCGCATCACACCCTACCAGTGGCCGCGCTCGCAACAGCGCCGCTTCTGGCTATCATCACTTAGCTGCTGGTGACGCAGGCTTGTCATCGAGCGGCGGAAGTGTTGGTGCGGTGGGCATTTCACGTCTCGGGAGACCTCCGCAATCGACAGTCGCATCCCCGGCATCGTCGACCGGTACACACGGCGCGGGCAGCTCGTCTGGACAACTGAACAGCTTGCTCTTGACGCAGCTGAACATACTGCTGAGCACCTTGAAAGGAGAGGCAGACAGGACAAAGTGGACAGCACAATTGGACAAAATCCGGAAGCTCGTCAGCGACAGTGGGATGGAGTTATTCACGACATATTTTCGACGATTGCTGCAGAGCAATGCGTCCACAGTCATTTCTAGCACACCTCGCGCTCCCGAAAACGCCGGCAACTATGAACTACTGATCGAAGAAGTGCAGAAGCTGGTTAAGGAGCCGCGGCAAGCACAGCAGATCGCAGAAGCCCTCGACACCAACGAGGGGGACGTGTTCCGAGACTTTGAACTGCAGGCTTTCCTCGACCACTTCGCATTGGACCCCGTCGCGCGCGTCGCACTGCTGCAACCGCTGCGAACAGTGTCAATCCCGAGTTTGCGACAAAAAG CGGACTCGCTTTTGACCGCGACCTTCCCTCTATTCCTCCAGACCCTCGCCGCCCAACCGCTCCACGCCGCCGACGCCGACGTCGACCCCGCGCCATCAGTACTAGCATCGATTATCGAGCGAGTCATCCACGATCCGCGCGGTCTCAGCGACGAACTCCGCGAAAACCTCTTCTACGCGGTGCGCATCTACTATCGCACCCGCGGCTTGCGCACGCCATATGCAGTCGAgtcggcgatgctgctggacgAGCTGCTGCAATCGCAGCAAGACTCGCGTCTTGTGAAGCGCTTGCAGCATGAAGGGCCGCAAGCGACCGCGAGCCTCGAGGCCTGCAAGGAGGTGCTGGCAGGAGCAGAAACACGCGACTTCTCCTACTCGCAGATCGCAAATGTGCTCCTGTACATGGTCCTCGTGCAAAATGGCGACGCGTACAATCCCTCCGTCTTCGTCGAGGCTGTCCGTCAGCACCGCGCCGGAGCGCGGATAGACTGGACTGATGTGGTCACGGGCTTCGACAAGGAGGGTCTGCGAGTGTCAAAAAAGCAATTTCTGCTGCTGTACAATGCGCTGCTCCCGCTGGCGAGGGAGTACGCCAACTTCGACATCCAGCTACTCTGGGGCGGTAATTGGCACTGCCAGGAGACACAGTTGAGCTTCGTGGTGGCCTTTCTGTCCATGACGCCGGAAGAACTGGATGTCATGCAAATACCGAATCTGAGGCAGGCATTCGAGTTGACGAGCTTCGCAACGGCATCTGACAAGATCCGCGCTTTCGCAGAGAAGGCTATCAAGCATCCGCTGGTATCACTGGACGCTACAGAAGCTCTCTTCACCATGATCTTCCGGTCACAGGAAACGTACAATATGGCTCAACAGCTTGGTATTCCTGACAATATCATCAACCAGAATATGACGACTTTCGTTTGCGCCGCATCGAATGTGCCGAAGCCGTGGGGGCCTTTGCAAGAGCAAGCGCTGAAGCAGCTATTCTTTCCATTCTTGATGAAACAGCATGGAAACTACGATTTTGTCATGCACGCTCTGTGGCAGCACGATAAGCATTGGGTGGCTACTCGACTCATCGAGTGGTACAACACAGATCCGAACCTTCTCGGCCTGGTGTACGACCACGCTCTCGAACACGGCTGGCTCGAGCTCCTCTTCACCCTACCCAGTAGCTTCGCGGTGGACCTTGCTGCGTACGCGCACGGGAAGGGCCAATGTAACCTCGTTGACTGGGCTCGGAATCACATCAGTGGCATGGGTCCACCACAATTCGCTGCGGCAATGACGGATTTCCTACAGTCCAAGATGCAGGACGAGACCGTGGTGCAGCGCGACCAGGTCGCTCCAACAACGCCGCCACTGACTCTGAAGACCATACATGCCTTGCTTGGGCTCATCAGTGATGCTCTATATGAGGACCAGAAGACTGAACTCTTCCGTCATTGCTTGCAACTGTATCCCAGACTATTCAACtatggcgaggatgatgcaCGCGACGCAGTCATCGATGCCAACAGTGGGCGCGGCCATTCGTTGCCGGAACAGGCGACGCAAGAGATGGAAGAGCGCTACAAGCAGATGTACGGCGGGCAAACCACTCCTGACAGCCTCGTGACTGAGCTCAGGCGGCTGAAGGCATCTGACAACCCCTCAGAACAAGAGCTCTTCGCTGCCATGCTGTTCGGTCTGTTCGAGGAGTACAATTGCTTCGGAGAATACCCTAATGAAGCTCTTGCGACGACGGCTGTGTTATTCGGTGGATTGGTGTCTCACAAGGTTGTGTCGGGCATTGCAGAACAACAAGCCATTTTTATGATCTTGGATGCCGTGACGCAGTCTAGCACTGAGGACCCGATGTATCGCTTTGGCTTGCAAGCTCTGATCCATGTTCTTCCCCGCCTGAAGGAATGGCCTCCTCTGGCGGAACGCATCCTGCGTATCCCCAGTCTTCGTGGGACGAGTGCCATGGAAGCTGCGGAGACCGTGCTCAAGGAGGCTCAACCACAGTCGGCTGGATTGAACGGCGAAGCCACCAATGGACTCACCAACGGCGTACTGGACGATGAGGAATTCGAGGTTGTCGCGCCTGCCTTTACCGCCATCCAGGTCGACCCGCCGAACCCGAACATCGCATACGAAGACCCGAACGAGGATATCTCCGACAAAGTCACCTTCGTCCTAAACAACGTCTCGAAAAGGAATCTGGATGAGAAGTTCAAGGAGATTGAGAGTGCGCTCGAGGAGAAATACATCCAATGGTTTGCCCATTATCTTGTTGATGAGCTCGCCAAATCTCAGCCAAACTTCCAAAGCCTGTATCTTCAAATTCTGGAGAATTTCAACAAGAAGTTGCTCTGGGCTGAAGTGCTTCGCGAGACATATTTGAGTTGTCAGAAGATGCTCAATGCGCAAGCCACAATGGAGAACCAGCATGAACGAGCGACTCTCAAGAATCTGGCAGGCTGGCTCGGACAAATAACACTTGCACGCAATCAGCCCATTCTGCATCGCAATCTGTCGTTCAAGGACTTACTGCTTGAGGCTCACGATAACGAAAGACTACTCGTGGCCATTCCATTCACATGCAAGACGCTCGTTCAAGCCGCGCACTCCAAGGTCTTCAAGCCGCCGAATCCGTGGATTGTTGAGCTATTGGGCCTACTCAGCGAACTCTACCACGGCTCATCGCTCAAGCTGAACATGAAGTTCGAGATCGAAATGCTGTGTCGAGAGCTCAGTATGGACATCAAATCCATCGAGCCGCTCGATATCATTCGATCGAGGCCTACGTTGGACCAAAACAACATGCTCACGAATTACATTCCAGAAGGTCCGGATGCCTTTGGGGAGATGACTTTGATGGGGCTGTCCAAGCGTGGCCCCAACGAACGCTTCTCGCCTGAAGCTGTTATCTCTCAAGTGCCGGATCTTGGACATATGCTGCAAATCCCACAGGCCGTTGGCACGACCACTCCTGCTCAGATGAAGGCCATCTTTGTCAATGCAGCACAACAGGCTATTTACGAGATAATAGCTCCGGTGGTCGAGCGTTCTGTAACCATTGCTAGCATTTCTACTGCAGAACTGATACAGAAGGATTTCGTCACCGAGGCTGATGTGGAGAAGATGCGCAATGCGGCTCACACGATGGTGAAGTCGTTGTCCGGGAGTCTCGCTCTTGTCACATGCAAAGAGCCTCTGCGGATGAGCATCACCAACAACATCCGTCTCTTGGCCGGACGATCCTTGCCCGAACAGTTGCCGGAAGGTCAAATCTTGATGTTCGTAAACGACAACATCGACACAGTCTGTCGACTTGTGGAacaagcagcagaagatcaTTCCCTGGCGGAGATTGATTTGCAACTGCAGGAAGCCTTGACGGAGCGACAGCAACATCTTGATCAGCGGCCGAATGAGTCGTTCTCCCATGTACCAGTTAGTCGATGGTCGACTCTCATCCCAGAACCCTACAGACAGGATCAAAATGGATTGAACAGGCAGCAACTGGCACTCTATGAGGATTTCGGTCGACAAGCTCGCATCACACCAGCAGCTCATGCCGGGTCTGCCTCGCAGGATGGCACGCGTGCAATGACAGATGTGCTCGGCGATAGCTACCTCCCGAACATGCCAACTCCCGCTGAGGCGCCTGCGATGCCTCATCCAGGTCAGGCACAGCGTATTCCCGGCATGCAAGGCGGACTACCACGCGCCAACGGCTACCTTGATCCTGCGAGTCTCAATGATCGTATCATCACATTGATGTCTGAGCTTCAACAAGCGTCGCGAGAGGCACCCGAAGAACATATCAGCGAGATCGGCGAAGGTGCCACCATCCGGCGCGTGTACGGACAACTACTAGTCTTGATCGAAAGTGCTCCACAACCTGAGACTACAGTGCAAGCGTGCGCGAGCCACTGCCTCGGATTGATCTATGGCGAAGCTCAAAAGCGACTGGAAATCGAAGTTCTCGCTCGTTTCCTCACCCAGCTGTGCCGAATGTCGCAACAGGCCTGCCGACAGATTACTATGACGATTGCTACCGTCGAGGACGACAGAATTTTCAACGCGCCAGCCACCATCGCTCTCCAAGGTGAAAGCTTGCTTGACGTCCAGCACATCGATTCATTGATTAGCAAGGCGCTCAAGCAGAGGCGCCCCGTCGCTTTGTCATTCTTCAAGGAGATTGTAGAAGAACTACTCCTGGGCGAGGAAGCGGTAGCTCATCGTGCTGAGTTCTCATCATCGTATGAGGCACTTGCCCAGTGGCTGAACAGCCTGTCGAGTCCAGAAGGCTCGCCCCAGTCGTTCCCGCAAGAGGCACTGATTGGCAGAGAGATCATGCGCATACTGCAAGGCTCGTCGAACTACACCAATGGCTTGCCGAGTCCAGAGACTGATCCTAAGCACGCCGATCAACAAGAGTACCTCTTTGAGGAGTGGATCAAGCTGCAGCGCGTGGGCGCAGAGAATCATCGCTATCTGGCGTTCATCTCACAACTGCACGAAAAAGGCATCCTTGCCGACCCGGAGAGCAACCTCAATTTCCTCCGTACGTGCCTGCGGTATTCAATCGAGCACTTTGAGGTTGTCAGCAGCAGGCCTTACGGCACTATTGACATCGCCTATATCGCCGTCGACGCTCTGGCCAAGCTGGTAACCATGTTGGTGCTGTTCCAGGCTCCTGCCGACGCTGACCGACCCGTCAACAAGGCGAAGAACCTCGAAGGTTTCATTCGCTTGGCGGTGCTGGTTATGAACGATGCCCACAACAAGCATGGTGAGCGCTTCAACAGCCGCTTCTATTTCAGGTTGTTTTCTGCTGTCTTGTGTGAGATTGACGCACACAAAGCGCAAGTGACGCCCGAACAGGAGGTCGAATTCAACAGAGTCATCGCCACAACTCTGCAAGTGCTGCAGCCACGATTTTTCCCTGGATTCCTTCACGCATGGATCGCTCTTCTGAGCCATCGTCTCCTCGTGCCGGCTTTCCTGGTGAATGGTCGGAACAACGGAGGATGGAATCAATTCACAAAGCTGCTGGCGGTCTTGTTCCAGAACTTAGACGACATCTTCTCGTCTACAGAGTTATCTGCAGTAGCACCGGACTTTTATCGCGCGGTGGTTAAGTTCATGATGATTCTGCACCACGACTTCCCGGATTACCTGGTCGAGAACCACATGCAGCTGAATGCTATCATCCCAGCTCACTGCGGCCAGCTGCAGAACATTGTAACCAGCGCGGCTCCACAATCTCAGTCATCGCAGCCAAATCCTTTTGCGCCTGGCCTGAAGATCAATAGACTTGACCAGGTCCGCATTGCTCCATCGGTCTTCTCTGATGTTGACAACGTACTCGAAGAGGCTGGTGTGAAAGCTGCCATGGAGCGTGTCTGCCAGTCAAACGAGCTGAGCGAGCAGAACTTCGCCTTCCTGCAAGCTGTTGTGGACCGTGCGGATGGCCAAATTAGCCCGATTCTGATCAACGCACTGGTCCTTGAGGTTGGCATCAATGCTACTTCAGTGTCATCGGCGTTCTCGTCTGTCACTGCTGCAGCGCGCCTCCTTACTCGTCTGCTTCAAGAAAGCGGCCCACGAGCACGCTACCATCTCATCCTGGCAATGACGAACCAGCTTCGCTACGTCAACTCGCACACGCATTACTTCTCTACTGCTCTACAGCACATCTTTAGCACGAGCCAACAAGATCTGCAAGAGCAGATTCTGCGAGTCATTTGCGAGCGTATGATGCATGACCGTCCTCATCCTTGGGGACTTCTAGTGTTGTTGCTAGAGATGATCAAGAATCCGAACTACAACCTGCTTGAGCAATCTTGGGTCAGAGCTGCGCCACaggtcgagcagcttctcgtGACTCTGACCCACCCGAATCAACCGCTTAGCAGCAGTCCCTTTAGTGGACGCTTGCCGATCGGTGCTCGCAACTAG
- a CDS encoding uncharacterized protein (antiSMASH:Cluster_10), whose translation MSEEASAVPPAQKASWTGFLKQLASFNGDLSSMTAPPWIVSDTSLTEFSAYWSEMPRLLVAPAQEKDKQKRMVLVLKWFLSTLKQQYASRNEKLGSEKKPINPFLGELFLGKWTDETGETQLVSEQVSHHPPVTAYSIWNNQHGVRLQGYNAQKASFSTTIHLKQVGHALLHLDAFDEDYLITLPALHIEGLLKGSPFVELNKSSYIVSSSGYTARIDYSGAGWVSGKKNSLSAIVYPHGKEKDKKSVLYKAEGSWTDEFVIKDADKNVVQQYNAKKEPKTQLQVADIKDQDPLETRRAWQKVAAAIQKGDMNTTHAEKTKIEEFQRATRKKEQAEGKEWQRIFFSRADKLPVFDKLIKEVPYGGIEQDQTGGIWVFDQEKAKNAKPPFSPLSEELKNGL comes from the exons ATGTCAGAAGAGGCGTCTGCAGTTCCGCCTGCGCAGAAGGCATCATGGACGGGATTCTTGAAG CAACTTGCTTCGTTCAACGGCGACCTCTCCTCGATGACCGCTCCTCCCTGGATTGTCAGTGATACATCTTTGACCGAATTCTCGGCATACTGGAGTGAGATGCCCCGCCTGTTGGTTGCGCCTGCACAAGAGAAGGACAAACAAAAGCGCATGGTTCTCGTACTCAAGTGGTTTCTCAGTACACTGAAACAGCAATATGCCAGTCGCAACGAGAAGCTTGGTTCGGAGAAAAAGCCTATCAACCCATTTCTGGGCGAGCTGTTCTTGGGCAAGTGGACAGACGAGACCGGCGAGACGCAGCTAGTCTCCGAGCAGGTGTCACACCACCCACCAGTGACCGCATACAGTATCTGGAATAACCAGCACGGCGTTCGCCTGCAAGGCTACAATGCGCAGAAAGCTAGCTTCTCCACGACGATTCACCTCAAGCAGGTTGGACACGCGCTTCTGCACCTCGACGCATTCGACGAGGACTATCTCATTACGCTGCCCGCGCTGCACATCGAAGGCTTGCTGAAGGGGTCACCATTTGTGGAATTGAACAAGAGCAGCTATATCGTATCATCATCTGGCTACACTGCACGGATTGACTATTCGGGTGCTGGGTGGGTATCTGGCAAGAAGAACTCGCTCTCGGCAATTGTATACCCGCATGGCAaagagaaggacaagaagagcgTCTTGTACAAAGCTGAGGGCAGCTGGACAGACGAATTCGTCATCAAAGATGCCGACAAGAATGTTGTTCAACAGTACAACGCGAAGAAGGAACCCAAGACGCAGCTACAGGTGGCGGACATCAAAGACCAGGACCCTCTAGAGACACGGAGAGCGTGGCAGAAGGTTGCCGCGGCCATTCAAAAGGGTGACATGAATACTACACACGCTGAGAAGACCAAGATTGAGGAGTTTCAGCGAGCGACTCGCAAGAAGGAACAAGCGGAAGGGAAAGAATGGCAACGCATCTTTTTCTCGCGAGCAGACAAGCTTCCAGTGTTCGACAAGCTCATCAAAGAAGTGCCCTACGGCGGTATTGAACAGGATCAGACTGGTGGCATCTGGGTGTTTGACCAGGAGAAGGCAAAGAATGCGAAGCCGCCGTTCAGCCCACTCAGCGAGGAATTGAAGAACGGTTTGTAG
- a CDS encoding uncharacterized protein (antiSMASH:Cluster_10) codes for MSLDMFWGGAPQPINTPHEALAQLRANEFALEEDNEPGHLSDEEPVPQEPPTGDTEAVNEEESRGKLRVLGGVAAISKRINADYDSDDARIIELKQQSYSDEYVAAKLTEEGRIRYVPKTVGSRWLRLRKVLEKREDERLDDELSDWHVGEDEELNNIKTEVDKKFEVQFQRLRDRMWSEVSIYLAEKTVKRKYTANACQERYEALKNGTALLPIELDDDQEGRRLLREERIIAAQARRDAIEQEKKDLEAAREARIEEKKQLKIDEAKRRQMEIKKRQDAAAERRRQKQEKQNMVVQAREAREQYLELIRLERDWELEKIRVEREIFKEITGKNLFGKAATARDRSNKRKSGVTLDWESDEEDLDDMEDSASDADDEEDLERTDAGANFAPKRPKKTPSKKRSQPARRASSKRTRLTEAEFEGSANEDETTAHEPGSSKVRVTKATLLNPRSILNNGELKAIIRRRDITPGWQENETHAEVVARLQHIDESLNVNQLRALCKQEFLSPSGKKEELIRRLAGHDAERSFAGQSLDIASHDVEFMLTYDGYHGEFRKYLDEAVQEARDRGEEVVGLDDEDDEDAMEE; via the exons ATGTCGCTGGACATGTTTTGGGGCGGTGCCCCGCAGCCGATCAACACAC CACATGAAGCACTTGCCCAACTCAGAGCTAACGAGTTCGCACTTGAGGAGGACAACGAACCGGGTCAT CTGTCGGACGAAGAGCCCGTCCCGCAAGAACCCCCGACTGGCGACACCGAAGCAGTCAACGAAGAAGAGTCGCGCGGCAAGCTTCGAGTTCTGGGGGGAGTTGCTGCCATTTCCAAGCGTATCAACGCCGACTACGATTCCGATGACGCCCGCATCATCGAGTTGAAGCAGCAGTCCTACAGCGACGAATATGTGGCAGCCAAGTTGACGGAAGAAGGCCGTATTCGGTATGTGCCAAAGACGGTCGGCAGTCGCTGGTTGCGTCTGCGTAAGGTGCTTGAGAAGCGCGAGGACGAGCGACTCGATGATGAGCTGAGCGACTGGCACGTTGGAGAG GACGAAGagctcaacaacatcaagaCAGAAGTGGACAAGAAGTTCGAAGTCCAATTCCAGCGTCTTCGCGATAGGATGTGGAGTGAGGTCTCGATCTACCTCGCCGAGAAGACGGTCAAGCGCAAGTACACGGCCAATGCATGCCAAGAGCGATATGAGGCTCTGAAGAATGGTACTGCTCTTCTTCCGATCGAACTCGATGATGACCAGGAAGGCCGTCGTCTGCTCCGCGAGGAGCGAATCATCGCGGCCCAAGCTCGTCGTGATGCCATTGaacaggagaagaaggatctCGAAGCTGCACGTGAAGCTCgtatagaagagaagaagcagttGAAGATCGATGAGGCGAAGCGTAGACAAATGGAGATCAAGAAGCGCCAAGATGCTGCCGCCGAGCGTCGCCGtcagaagcaggagaagcagaacATGGTGGTGCAAGCTCGTGAGGCTCGCGAGCAGTATCTCGAACTCATTCGCCTTGAGCGTGATTGGGAGTTGGAGAAGATTCGCGTTGAGCGGGAGATCTTCAAGGAGATAACAGGCAAGAATCTCTTCGGCAAGGCTGCGACGGCTCGTGATCGCTCAAACAAGCGCAAGTCTGGCGTCACTCTAGACTGGGAatctgacgaagaagacttggACGATATGGAGGACTCCGCCAGCGAtgccgacgatgaagaagatctcgAGCGTACCGACGCTGGTGCCAACTTCGCGCCGAAGCGTCCCAAGAAGACTCCCAGCAAGAAGCGCTCCCAGCCAGCTCGTAGAGCAAGCTCAAAGCGTACTAGACTGACTGAGGCCGAGTTTGAGGGGTCCGCCAACGAGGATGAGACCACTGCCCATGAACCAGGTTCTTCTAAGGTCCGCGTCACCAAGGCTACTCTGCTCAACCCACGTTCCATTCTCAACAACGGCGAACTCAAAGCCATCATTCGGCGTCGCGACATCACTCCAGGCTGGCAGGAAAACGAGACTCATGCCGAAGTTGTCGCACGTCTTCAGCACATCGACGAGTCTCTGAACGTCAACCAGCTTCGCGCTCTCTGCAAGCAGGAGTTTCTCTCCCCATCCGGCAAGAAAGAGGAACTCATTCGTCGTCTGGCCGGTCACGATGCTGAGCGTAGCTTCGCTGGCCAGTCTTTGGATATCGCGAGTCACGATGTGGAGTTCATGCTGACGTACGACGGTTACCACGGTGAGTTCAGAAAGTATCTGGACGAGGCTGTTCAGGAAGCTCGGGACAGAGGCGAGGAGGTTGTGGGcctcgatgatgaggacgacgaagatgcgaTGGAGGAGTGA